The genomic stretch AAGGGTATGATTGATACAAATCCGCAAGGGCTGCTGCAATCACTGTTCAGTCCGGACGCGGTCAAACAAATCCCTGCGGCTTTCTCATCCCATATTGTGCCGATTTTAAAAACATCGTTGATGGATTCGCTCCACAGCGTGTTTTATACGGGCCTGATCTTTATCGCAGTCGGAGCCGTATTCACCTTGTTCTTAAAACCTATCAAGCTATCAAATAAGAAAGCGGAAGACCAACAAGAAAAAGAGAAGGCGGCAAAAGCCGTTGAATCACCTTCCCATTAATAGAGCACCCCGCGGGTATCAATCCGCGGGGTTTTTTATTCAATCATCTGGGCTCTTCCATTTCCGAAAGACCAATCCTCATCCTGATTTCCGGCCAGCATGATAAACACATCTTCTTTTCTTACACCAAGCTCGGAATGAATCCGGCTCGCGATTGAGCGGTAAAGTGCTTTTTTCTGTTCAGTTGTTCTTGACTGTTTCAGTGTAAAATGAATGTATATCAGTTCATCAGTACGCTCGACTTGGAGATAAAATGGATCATAAAAAAATTCGCTTTTTTCATATTGTCTGATGACTTGGAAATAGTCATCTTCCGGCACATTGATTTCTTCAATCATCGATTGGTGGATAGTCCTGCTCAGTTTTTGAAGCCACACTTCGCTTCTTCCCGACCGTAAATGAATCTGTACAAATGGCATCTCCCCGCATCCCTTTCTTTACAGCGTCTGTCCGCTGTCAATTGTGATAATTTGGCCTGTGAGTGATTCCTGTTCAATTAGTGAACAAATCAATTTGGCAACATCATCTGGTTCAGCAATACACTGCAGCAGCAAAGAGCCGATCATGCTTTTCATTTTTTCTTCCCGTCCGGCCCACCATCTCGTTGCCACAGCTCCTGGTGCTACACCGCTCACTCTGATTTCAGGCGCTAAGGCGTGGGCCAATGATTTCGTTAAACCGTGCACCGCTGATTTTGATACTGCGTAAGGCATTGATGAGCCGGCACCAGTTATCCCTGCGATGCTGCCGACGTTTACGATCGCCCCGTCCTTGCTTTTCTTCATGAACGGAACCACTGCCCGCGCGCAGAAAAACATCCCTTTCACATTGACGGCATACAGCTCATCCTAGACGTCTTCTGTCGCAGCCTCAAGATCATCCATTGGAATATGCCGTGTAATGCTGGCATTGTTGACTAAAATATCAACCGTGCCGTGTGTGTTCACGATTGCTTGAATCATATCCTGCACGTCGCTGTTTTTGGATACATCTGCTTGGATGGCGAAGGCTTGCCCGCCAGCTTTTTGAATCATTTCCACTGTTTCCTCCGCTTCTGATTGCGAGCGTGAATAATTCACCGCCACAATCGCCCCACGCTTTGCCAATTCCATACTGGCTGCTTTTCCGATTCCTGTGCCGCCCCCCGTTACGAGAGCTATTTTGTTCAAGACATTCATTGCCGCCACTCCTTGCTGTTGACTAAAGTATATTTCTGATTCCATTGTAATCCAGCTTTGATGTTACGTATAATGATTGTTAAAGATACTAGATATCACTCAGATTGATAGTAAACGAACGGAGGAGTTCAAAATGGAAAGCGGAGATTTACGTGTGTTTCAAATGGTAGCTCGTGAAGGGACCATTACGAAAGCAGCCCTGCAGCTTGGCTATGTACAATCGAATGTCACGGCCAGAATTCAACAATTGGAAGCTGAGCTGGGTACCACACTGTTTTTGCGCCATAATCGGGGCATGACACTTTCTGCAAGCGGAAAATTGCTGCTGGACTACGCAAATAAAATTATAGGCCTTCTTGATGAAGCGTCTAAAGCGCTCTCATCCTCCGCAGAACCAAGCGGGCCGCTTATGATCGGCTGCACTCAGACAACCGCCGCGGTAAGGCTTCCAAAGCTTCTGGCATCTTATTATGAAGAACATCCAAACGTCCAGCTGTCTTTAACAACAGGACATACGCAATTTCTCCTTGATAAAGTTCTTCGTTATGAATTGG from Bacillus subtilis subsp. subtilis str. 168 encodes the following:
- the yusS gene encoding conserved enzyme of unknown function (Evidence 4: Unknown function but conserved in other organisms; Product type e: enzyme); this translates as MNVLNKIALVTGGGTGIGKAASMELAKRGAIVAVNYSRSQSEAEETVEMIQKAGGQAFAIQADVSKNSDVQDMIQAIVNTHGTVDILVNNASITRHIPMDDLEAATEDV
- the yusQ gene encoding hydratase of unidentified specificity (tautomerase superfamily) (Evidence 2b: Function from indirect experimental evidences (e.g. phenotypes); PubMedId: 25219626; Product type e: enzyme) — translated: MPFVQIHLRSGRSEVWLQKLSRTIHQSMIEEINVPEDDYFQVIRQYEKSEFFYDPFYLQVERTDELIYIHFTLKQSRTTEQKKALYRSIASRIHSELGVRKEDVFIMLAGNQDEDWSFGNGRAQMIE
- the yusR gene encoding putative 3-oxoacyl-acyl-carrier protein reductase (Evidence 3: Putative function from multiple computational evidences; PubMedId: 15294834; Product type e: enzyme), giving the protein MKGMFFCARAVVPFMKKSKDGAIVNVGSIAGITGAGSSMPYAVSKSAVHGLTKSLAHALAPEIRVSGVAPGAVATRWWAGREEKMKSMIGSLLLQCIAEPDDVAKLICSLIEQESLTGQIITIDSGQTL